A genomic window from Exiguobacterium acetylicum DSM 20416 includes:
- a CDS encoding bifunctional glycosyltransferase family 2 protein/CDP-glycerol:glycerophosphate glycerophosphotransferase, with protein MNSISVIIPVYQTESQTKAAIQSVLDQKVSIPVEIVVVFDGPSTYIDELRSLYPTCTIVEQAHQGTYAARRRGLEVATGDYVTFLDSDDILAPRALYTYIKAYEKSRGEVIIGKVSPVYNKKKWLMPIDDDRYFFYTRTKFSSRHLTTIHGWMIKKDLLNDLPVLETRWFADTIIAHAIISKLTNLTSVSYVVYGRNSRSTPLEGQSLYQARDITTLSDISRIYGMLSAHTQDHDVQKFLNTWYKRFISKRGRALLERSSSKSQQADVFRHVAYDLRRTKAQSKYLQAWSTGSYIMFRSYITAVKTKQTLRTARRKKIKNGLMLYRLFQKMPVKENLVLFESFLGRSYSDNPKALYLKLKEQRPELELVWIFANEPSDDVKEACPNWVLKNSFAYYQAMARAKYWIFNTRQPLSLTKREETIYLQTWHGTPLKRLGLDMEEVHMAGTNATRYKRNFYNQAQEWNYLISPNAYSSEIFKSAFGFQNTMLEAGYPRNDLLYADDQAGLISEIKARLDIPAEKKVVLYAPTWRDDEFIARGKYRFDLQLDLNEMQARLGDDYVVLLRMHYLIAQNMDISGHEGFAYDVSSYGDIAELYLISDVLITDYSSVFFDYAHLQRPMIFFTYDLEKYASTLRGFYFDFEAVVPGPLLKETDQVIDYIEQIDTKSIAYQEKYDRFLERFCSLDDGTASERVLAELFPNTSSADVEDAE; from the coding sequence ATGAACTCAATTAGTGTCATCATTCCTGTCTATCAAACTGAATCACAAACGAAGGCAGCCATTCAATCCGTTCTCGACCAGAAGGTATCTATCCCGGTGGAAATCGTCGTCGTCTTTGATGGTCCGAGCACATACATCGATGAGCTCCGTTCCCTCTATCCGACATGTACGATCGTGGAACAGGCGCATCAAGGAACTTACGCTGCACGTCGACGCGGTCTTGAAGTCGCGACAGGTGATTACGTTACCTTCCTCGATAGCGATGATATCCTCGCACCACGTGCGCTCTATACGTATATCAAAGCCTATGAGAAATCACGCGGTGAAGTCATCATCGGTAAAGTCTCGCCCGTCTACAACAAGAAGAAATGGCTCATGCCGATCGATGATGATCGTTATTTCTTCTATACCCGTACAAAGTTCAGTTCACGTCATTTGACGACGATTCACGGTTGGATGATTAAAAAGGACTTGCTCAATGATCTACCTGTTCTTGAGACACGATGGTTCGCCGATACGATCATCGCCCATGCGATCATCTCGAAATTGACGAACCTGACATCGGTCAGTTACGTTGTCTATGGTCGAAACTCACGCAGTACGCCACTCGAAGGACAATCGCTCTACCAAGCACGCGATATCACGACTTTGTCCGATATCTCACGAATTTATGGCATGTTATCTGCCCATACGCAGGATCATGACGTTCAAAAGTTCTTGAATACATGGTACAAACGTTTCATCTCAAAACGTGGTCGCGCATTGCTTGAGCGAAGCTCTTCAAAAAGTCAGCAGGCAGACGTCTTCCGTCATGTCGCTTACGATTTAAGACGAACGAAGGCACAGAGTAAGTACCTGCAAGCATGGTCAACGGGTTCGTATATCATGTTCCGTTCATATATCACTGCTGTTAAGACAAAACAAACGTTACGGACGGCACGACGTAAAAAAATCAAGAACGGTCTCATGCTCTATCGTCTGTTCCAAAAGATGCCGGTCAAAGAGAACCTTGTCTTATTCGAGAGTTTCCTCGGACGAAGCTACTCCGATAATCCGAAGGCTCTTTATCTGAAATTAAAAGAACAACGTCCTGAACTTGAGCTCGTCTGGATTTTTGCGAATGAGCCTTCAGATGACGTCAAGGAAGCTTGCCCGAACTGGGTGCTCAAAAACAGCTTCGCATACTACCAAGCGATGGCACGTGCGAAGTACTGGATCTTCAATACGCGTCAGCCACTCAGCTTAACGAAACGCGAAGAGACAATCTACCTTCAAACGTGGCACGGTACACCATTAAAACGACTAGGTCTCGACATGGAAGAAGTCCATATGGCAGGAACGAATGCAACCCGCTACAAACGGAACTTCTACAACCAAGCACAGGAATGGAACTACTTGATTTCTCCGAATGCCTATTCGAGCGAAATTTTCAAGAGTGCGTTCGGTTTCCAAAACACGATGCTTGAGGCGGGATACCCACGAAACGACCTCTTGTATGCAGACGATCAAGCTGGTCTCATCAGTGAAATCAAAGCACGCCTGGACATCCCTGCTGAAAAGAAAGTCGTCTTATATGCACCGACATGGCGAGATGACGAGTTCATCGCTCGTGGAAAATATCGTTTTGATCTCCAGCTCGACTTGAATGAGATGCAGGCCCGACTCGGTGACGATTATGTCGTCTTGCTCCGGATGCATTACTTGATCGCGCAAAACATGGACATCAGTGGACACGAAGGATTCGCCTATGACGTCTCTTCGTACGGCGATATCGCAGAGTTGTACTTGATCAGTGACGTACTGATCACTGACTATTCGTCTGTCTTCTTCGATTACGCCCACTTACAGCGTCCAATGATCTTCTTTACGTATGACTTAGAGAAATACGCGTCGACGTTACGTGGATTCTACTTCGATTTCGAAGCAGTCGTTCCGGGACCACTCTTGAAAGAGACAGATCAAGTCATCGATTATATCGAACAGATCGATACGAAATCCATCGCTTACCAAGAAAAGTACGACCGCTTCCTCGAACGGTTCTGCAGTCTGGACGATGGTACGGCAAGTGAACGTGTTCTTGCTGAGTTGTTCCCGAATACAAGCTCAGCAGATGTTGAAGATGCTGAATAA
- a CDS encoding diacylglycerol kinase, producing MRPRARVIYNPTSGKEMVKRNLPYILDRLEAAGYETSVYSTKAVGDATYEAARACEAEFDLVVAAGGDGTLNEVISGMAAYNKRPKLGVLPVGTTNDFGRAMRIPLTIEGAMDVICTGHTMPVDIGKIEGSAGVHYFINIAGGGIMTELSYEVPSKLKTALGQLAYYVKGMEKLPQIRPTYVELEHEKGIFKGEVMLFLTSNTNSVGGFEKLSPNASLNDGRFDLFILKKCNLVELIRVMRLALKGDHFSDPCIEHVTTSFVRMKNTSEMSLNIDGEFGGICEGEMTNLRSHFEVMTPKFRIEEMEQINTQLQEAETNLA from the coding sequence ATGAGACCTAGAGCGCGCGTGATTTATAACCCGACTTCCGGGAAAGAGATGGTTAAACGAAATTTACCGTATATCCTCGACCGACTCGAAGCAGCGGGTTATGAGACATCTGTCTACTCGACGAAAGCGGTCGGCGATGCGACGTATGAAGCAGCACGAGCATGCGAAGCAGAATTTGATCTCGTCGTCGCAGCAGGCGGCGATGGTACGTTGAACGAAGTGATCAGTGGAATGGCTGCCTACAATAAACGTCCAAAGCTTGGTGTATTACCTGTTGGAACGACGAATGACTTTGGTCGGGCGATGCGTATTCCATTGACGATTGAAGGGGCGATGGATGTCATCTGCACAGGACATACGATGCCGGTCGATATCGGTAAGATCGAAGGCTCCGCAGGCGTCCATTACTTCATCAATATCGCTGGCGGTGGCATCATGACAGAACTGTCGTACGAAGTGCCTTCGAAGCTGAAGACGGCACTCGGACAGCTCGCGTACTACGTCAAAGGGATGGAGAAACTTCCGCAAATCCGACCGACATATGTCGAACTGGAGCATGAAAAGGGTATATTCAAAGGAGAAGTCATGTTGTTCTTGACATCCAATACGAACTCCGTCGGCGGATTCGAGAAATTGTCACCGAACGCGTCACTCAATGACGGTCGGTTCGATCTCTTCATTCTCAAGAAATGTAACCTCGTCGAACTGATTCGTGTCATGCGTCTTGCCTTGAAAGGGGATCATTTCTCGGACCCTTGCATCGAGCATGTCACGACCTCATTCGTCCGCATGAAGAATACATCAGAGATGAGCTTGAACATCGATGGTGAGTTTGGCGGCATTTGCGAAGGCGAGATGACGAATCTTCGCTCTCATTTCGAAGTCATGACACCAAAGTTCCGGATCGAAGAGATGGAACAAATCAATACACAACTACAAGAAGCAGAAACGAACCTCGCGTGA
- the gatB gene encoding Asp-tRNA(Asn)/Glu-tRNA(Gln) amidotransferase subunit GatB, whose amino-acid sequence MNFETIIGIEVHAELSTNTKMFCGCAREYGAETNTKTCPICLGHPGVLPKVNEKAVELAVRAAMALNCQVADQTKFDRKNYFYPDTPKAYQISQFDQPIGFDGYIDAEVDGKTKRFRIERVHLEEDAGKMNHTGANHSVVDFNRTGAPLIEIVSEADMRSPKDAVAYLERLKEVLQYAGVSDVKMEEGSLRCDCNISVRPYGQEKFGTKTELKNLNSFGNVLKGLEFEEDRHRKLLLAGGVMRQETLRFDETKKQTVLMRVKEGASDYRYFPEPDLVKLVLDHDWKEAIRAGIPELPDARRVRYQEELGLSAYDAKQLTVTRETAEYFEATLAAGAEPKAAANWTVGEIQGHLNKSTETFETVKMTPARLAEMIDLIASGTISSKIAKQVFTAVIEEGVEPRAYVEANGLAQISDEGLLRGLIVEMFEANPAVVEELLGGRDRKKGFVIGQIMKKTKGMANPALLDQLFYEELEKLK is encoded by the coding sequence ATGAACTTTGAAACGATCATCGGGATCGAGGTCCACGCCGAACTGAGCACGAACACGAAGATGTTCTGTGGTTGTGCGCGGGAATACGGCGCGGAGACGAACACAAAAACGTGTCCGATTTGTCTTGGACACCCAGGCGTCCTGCCGAAAGTCAACGAAAAAGCCGTCGAACTCGCTGTTCGTGCAGCAATGGCACTCAACTGCCAAGTAGCCGATCAAACGAAATTTGACCGGAAGAACTACTTTTATCCAGATACGCCAAAAGCGTATCAAATCTCACAGTTCGATCAACCGATCGGCTTCGATGGCTATATTGATGCGGAAGTCGATGGCAAAACGAAACGCTTCCGAATCGAACGTGTCCATTTGGAAGAAGATGCTGGTAAGATGAACCACACGGGTGCCAACCACTCGGTCGTCGACTTCAACCGGACAGGTGCACCGCTCATCGAGATCGTCAGTGAAGCGGACATGCGTTCACCGAAAGATGCGGTCGCCTACCTCGAACGTCTCAAGGAAGTCTTGCAATATGCAGGCGTCTCGGACGTCAAGATGGAAGAAGGATCACTTCGTTGTGACTGTAACATCTCCGTTCGTCCATACGGACAAGAGAAGTTCGGTACGAAAACAGAACTTAAAAACTTGAACTCATTCGGAAACGTCTTAAAAGGTCTTGAGTTCGAAGAAGATCGTCACCGTAAGTTGTTGCTTGCAGGTGGTGTGATGCGTCAAGAAACACTTCGCTTCGATGAGACGAAAAAACAAACCGTCCTCATGCGTGTCAAAGAAGGGGCGTCGGATTACCGTTACTTCCCAGAGCCTGACCTCGTCAAGCTCGTACTTGATCACGATTGGAAAGAAGCGATTCGTGCGGGTATCCCAGAACTTCCAGATGCACGTCGCGTTCGTTACCAAGAAGAACTCGGTCTTTCGGCGTATGATGCGAAACAATTGACAGTTACACGTGAGACGGCAGAGTACTTCGAAGCGACACTGGCAGCAGGCGCAGAACCAAAAGCAGCAGCCAACTGGACGGTCGGTGAGATCCAAGGTCACTTGAATAAATCGACGGAAACGTTCGAAACAGTCAAGATGACACCAGCTCGTCTGGCAGAAATGATCGACTTGATCGCAAGCGGAACGATTTCTTCGAAGATCGCTAAACAAGTCTTCACGGCCGTCATCGAAGAAGGTGTCGAGCCACGTGCATACGTCGAAGCAAACGGTCTTGCACAAATTTCGGACGAAGGGTTGCTACGTGGTCTCATCGTCGAGATGTTCGAAGCGAACCCAGCCGTCGTCGAGGAATTACTCGGTGGACGTGACCGGAAGAAAGGCTTCGTCATCGGTCAAATCATGAAGAAAACAAAAGGAATGGCGAACCCTGCCCTCCTTGATCAACTCTTCTATGAAGAGCTTGAAAAATTAAAATAA
- a CDS encoding Nramp family divalent metal transporter, which translates to MQNKRIIKTKSEVNEMATQPLTQDLPKKRTYLGPAFVAAVAYLDPGNFATNMTAGAQYGYLLLWVIVASNLMAVVIQFLSAKLGIVSNLSLAEVIREELSPVFRFFYWVQAELVAMATDLAEFVGAALGFHLLFAIDLRMAALLTAVLSFVILGFEQKGLRHFEAVIAVLVLIIAAAFAIEVFEVHPVFRDLSAELMPGFEGTSSIVLAAGMLGATVMPHAIYLHSDLTKRRMGHIANKASMLHIQRFDIWGAMLIAGAVNGAMLVIAASVFYGTKYQAGSLEAIYEGLHVTLGGIAPYLFAIALLVSGLASSSVGTMSGDAIMRGFLHLQLPLFVRRTVTMLPAILLLFSGFDPTRALVLSQVALSFGIPFALIPLIRATASERYMGEHRNSRFMNALAWIIVSIVIVFNVYLLVDVLV; encoded by the coding sequence ATGCAAAATAAGCGTATAATAAAAACCAAAAGTGAGGTGAACGAGATGGCGACACAGCCACTTACACAAGATTTACCCAAAAAACGGACATATCTTGGACCAGCGTTCGTCGCTGCCGTCGCGTATCTCGATCCGGGAAACTTCGCGACGAACATGACGGCAGGTGCCCAGTATGGCTACTTACTGCTCTGGGTCATCGTCGCCTCGAACTTGATGGCCGTCGTCATTCAGTTCCTATCAGCTAAGCTCGGAATCGTCAGCAATCTCAGTTTAGCGGAGGTGATCCGGGAAGAGTTATCGCCGGTCTTTCGCTTTTTCTACTGGGTCCAAGCGGAGCTCGTCGCGATGGCGACCGATCTCGCCGAGTTCGTCGGAGCCGCACTCGGATTTCATTTACTGTTTGCGATCGATTTACGGATGGCAGCATTACTGACGGCAGTTCTATCATTCGTCATCCTCGGATTTGAGCAGAAGGGACTTCGACATTTTGAAGCCGTCATCGCCGTTCTTGTTTTAATCATCGCAGCGGCTTTTGCGATTGAAGTCTTTGAAGTCCATCCGGTCTTCCGTGATCTATCAGCAGAACTAATGCCGGGATTCGAAGGCACATCGAGCATCGTCCTTGCTGCCGGCATGCTTGGTGCGACCGTTATGCCACACGCGATCTATCTCCATTCCGATTTAACGAAACGGCGGATGGGGCACATTGCGAATAAAGCGTCGATGTTACACATCCAACGCTTCGACATCTGGGGAGCGATGCTGATTGCCGGAGCGGTCAACGGGGCGATGCTCGTCATTGCGGCAAGTGTCTTTTATGGCACGAAGTATCAAGCGGGTTCGCTTGAAGCGATCTACGAGGGACTTCATGTCACGCTCGGTGGCATTGCGCCATATCTGTTTGCGATTGCTTTACTCGTCTCGGGTCTCGCTTCTTCAAGCGTCGGCACGATGTCAGGTGACGCGATCATGCGTGGATTCCTTCATCTCCAATTACCGTTGTTCGTTCGACGGACCGTGACGATGTTACCGGCGATTTTGTTGCTGTTCTCCGGTTTTGATCCGACACGGGCACTCGTTCTCAGCCAGGTTGCCTTATCGTTCGGGATTCCGTTCGCGCTAATTCCGTTGATTCGGGCGACAGCAAGTGAGCGGTACATGGGAGAACACCGGAACAGTCGGTTCATGAACGCGTTAGCCTGGATCATCGTCTCGATTGTCATCGTCTTCAATGTCTATCTGCTCGTCGATGTCTTAGTATGA
- the gatA gene encoding Asp-tRNA(Asn)/Glu-tRNA(Gln) amidotransferase subunit GatA: MSLFEHGVKTLHTLIQDGEVKVSELVQESFDQIDRVDGKIGAFLSLNEEAFEQAKRMDDVAKHEANPLFGLPIGVKDNIVTKGMTTTCGSKFLENFVPAHDATVVERLHEAGAITIGKLNMDEFAMGSSNENSAYKPVRNPWNTKHVPGGSSGGSAAAVAAGEVLFSLGSDTGGSIRQPAAYCGVVGLKPTYGLVSRFGLVAFASSLDQIGPLTRTVEDNAYLLSAIAGHCEMDSTSANVAATDYTQALTGDIKGLKIAVPKEYFGEGVSEGVKANIREAIQKLEALGATVDEVSLPNSKYALATYYLLASSEASSNLARFDGIRYGVRAEADALEDVFKYSRSQGFGDEVKRRIMLGTYALSSGYYDAYYKKAQQARTLIKKDFDDVLANYDVIIGPTAPTPAFELGAQLDDPVTMYANDILTIPINLAGVPAISVPAGFVDGLPVGLQIIGKHFDEATIYRAAHAFELATGGFALPKL; encoded by the coding sequence ATGTCACTTTTTGAACATGGTGTCAAAACACTACACACACTCATTCAGGATGGCGAAGTCAAAGTTTCTGAACTCGTCCAAGAATCCTTTGATCAAATCGACCGCGTCGATGGAAAAATCGGTGCGTTTCTTTCATTGAACGAAGAAGCATTCGAGCAAGCAAAACGAATGGATGATGTCGCGAAACATGAAGCAAATCCATTGTTTGGTCTTCCAATCGGCGTCAAGGATAACATCGTCACGAAAGGGATGACGACGACATGTGGTTCGAAATTCCTCGAGAACTTCGTACCAGCTCATGATGCGACGGTCGTCGAGCGTCTGCATGAAGCAGGAGCGATCACGATCGGGAAATTGAACATGGATGAGTTCGCGATGGGTTCTTCAAACGAGAACTCAGCCTACAAACCGGTCCGCAACCCATGGAATACGAAACACGTTCCAGGTGGTTCTTCGGGTGGTTCAGCAGCAGCTGTCGCAGCAGGCGAAGTCTTGTTCAGCCTTGGTTCGGATACAGGTGGTTCGATTCGTCAACCGGCTGCCTATTGTGGTGTCGTCGGGTTGAAACCGACATACGGTCTCGTCTCACGCTTCGGTCTCGTTGCGTTCGCATCGTCGCTTGACCAAATCGGTCCGTTGACACGAACAGTCGAAGACAACGCGTATCTCTTGAGCGCGATCGCAGGACACTGTGAGATGGATTCGACGTCTGCGAACGTCGCAGCAACGGATTACACACAAGCGTTGACAGGTGATATCAAAGGGTTGAAGATCGCTGTTCCGAAAGAATATTTCGGTGAGGGTGTCAGTGAAGGCGTCAAAGCCAACATCCGGGAAGCAATCCAAAAACTCGAAGCACTCGGTGCGACAGTCGATGAAGTGTCACTTCCGAACTCGAAATATGCGCTTGCGACGTACTACTTACTTGCTTCATCGGAAGCATCATCGAACCTCGCACGCTTTGACGGCATTCGTTACGGAGTCCGTGCCGAAGCGGATGCACTTGAAGATGTCTTCAAGTATTCCCGTTCACAAGGATTCGGAGACGAAGTCAAGCGCCGGATCATGCTCGGAACGTACGCGCTCAGCTCAGGTTACTACGATGCCTACTATAAAAAAGCTCAACAAGCTCGGACGTTGATCAAAAAAGACTTCGACGATGTCCTTGCGAACTATGACGTCATCATCGGACCAACAGCACCGACACCAGCATTCGAACTCGGTGCACAACTGGATGATCCCGTCACGATGTATGCGAATGACATCTTGACGATTCCAATCAACTTAGCGGGTGTTCCAGCAATCTCGGTTCCAGCTGGATTCGTCGACGGTCTTCCGGTCGGCTTACAAATCATTGGAAAACATTTCGATGAGGCGACGATCTATCGCGCTGCGCATGCGTTTGAGCTTGCGACAGGCGGATTCGCGCTTCCGAAGTTATAA
- a CDS encoding helix-turn-helix domain-containing protein — MNRLSTSDLTQIAEHLYGMTGFFVTYRDHHGTPLALRPEAPPHPGTLPIENEWPVLKKTPLLYTLKDGTAYLFLDVPEQGMYRIGPVLLQSALFRAHIQDEAYHQFYKVLPRTTENRLIDCAHLMYRLLHGEALPKREIEQLSEIQEAEIPLVADAPSHTGVTAYRKAWQREQQIIDWIATGQSERLATTYSLPAYGEFGTLARHQPLRAEKNLLLGTVLLSARAAIRGGLEPDEAFSLSDRMIETIEAATSIAKLRNRHVRITVSFAEAVKELQALRHSPHVLAAIRYIQQHLYEPLSVSSISQAIHVSSNYLSVLFKDETGLPLARYVIRERIREAKRLLRSSDDSLLDISNKLHFSSQSHFSQAFKQTTGETPTHYRQRSEF, encoded by the coding sequence ATGAATCGCTTGTCGACATCTGACTTGACGCAAATCGCAGAGCACCTTTACGGGATGACCGGTTTTTTCGTCACGTACCGAGATCATCATGGTACTCCGCTTGCATTACGTCCAGAAGCTCCACCTCATCCCGGAACCTTGCCGATTGAGAACGAATGGCCAGTACTTAAGAAGACTCCTCTACTCTATACCCTGAAAGATGGAACAGCTTACCTCTTTTTAGACGTTCCGGAACAAGGAATGTACCGGATTGGACCTGTTTTATTGCAATCCGCTCTTTTTCGGGCGCACATTCAAGACGAAGCGTATCATCAGTTTTATAAGGTCTTGCCGCGCACGACGGAGAACCGATTGATTGATTGTGCCCATCTGATGTATCGCTTGTTGCACGGGGAAGCATTGCCGAAGCGAGAAATCGAACAGCTGTCTGAGATTCAGGAAGCTGAAATTCCGCTCGTCGCAGATGCTCCCTCGCATACTGGTGTGACCGCGTATCGTAAAGCATGGCAACGGGAACAACAAATCATCGATTGGATCGCAACGGGTCAAAGTGAGCGACTCGCAACGACCTACTCCTTACCTGCTTATGGTGAATTTGGAACGCTCGCGCGACATCAGCCGTTACGTGCAGAAAAGAATCTGTTGCTTGGAACTGTTCTGTTGAGCGCACGCGCTGCGATTCGCGGAGGACTCGAACCCGATGAAGCGTTCTCTTTAAGCGACCGGATGATCGAGACGATCGAAGCAGCGACGAGTATTGCCAAACTCCGCAATCGTCACGTCCGTATTACGGTGTCATTTGCAGAAGCCGTCAAGGAACTTCAGGCGCTACGGCATTCCCCACATGTACTGGCTGCGATTCGCTATATTCAGCAACATCTCTATGAACCATTGTCTGTCTCATCGATCAGTCAAGCCATCCATGTCTCGTCTAATTATTTGTCCGTTCTATTTAAAGATGAAACAGGGTTACCACTTGCCCGATACGTCATCCGGGAACGCATCCGGGAAGCGAAGCGCCTCTTACGTTCTTCCGACGACTCGCTGCTTGACATCTCAAACAAGTTGCATTTCTCGAGCCAAAGTCATTTTAGTCAAGCTTTTAAACAGACGACCGGTGAGACCCCAACGCATTATCGACAACGAAGTGAATTTTAA
- the gatC gene encoding Asp-tRNA(Asn)/Glu-tRNA(Gln) amidotransferase subunit GatC: MAKINEEQVRHVAHLARLAVTDEEVAQFTGQLEKILGFAEQLNELDTTGVEPTTHVLDLKNVLRKDEVRPSLPRTEVERLAPDWEDGQVRVPAVFE; encoded by the coding sequence ATGGCAAAGATTAATGAGGAGCAAGTCCGCCACGTGGCGCATTTGGCACGCCTTGCCGTGACAGATGAAGAAGTAGCACAATTCACAGGACAACTCGAGAAGATTCTTGGGTTCGCTGAACAATTAAATGAACTCGATACGACAGGCGTCGAACCGACGACTCATGTCCTCGATTTAAAGAACGTCCTACGTAAGGACGAAGTACGTCCATCACTTCCGCGTACGGAAGTAGAACGACTCGCACCCGATTGGGAAGACGGACAAGTCCGCGTCCCAGCGGTGTTCGAATAA
- the rlmD gene encoding 23S rRNA (uracil(1939)-C(5))-methyltransferase RlmD, which translates to MIPVQKNDEHVVEIVDLTHEGSGVARIDGYTVFIPGALPTEQVKIKITKTTKSYGFGRIIRQKTKSVDRVEPPCPVYNQCGGCQLQHLSYDAELKFKHNRVRDAFARLAGLEIPVHETIGMEDPWGYRNKAQVPVAFQSNKLMAGFYQKRSHRIIDMDYCLIQNKENDEAVQAVRKVLADLKVPAYDEKKKAGVIRHIMARHGYHTNELMVVLVTKVKQLRGIDKIVEGILKALPNVTSIQHNINPDDTNVILGKKNVVLYGPSVIRDQIAGLTYEISPHSFFQVNPLQTEKLYAKALEYAQLTGDETVVDAYCGIGSISLSLAKQAKHVYGIEIVPQAIDDARRNAQANGIENVTFEYGAAEKVMPDLVKAGIQPDVIVVDPPRKGCDEEFLRAAADVAPKRIVYVSCNASTQARDAKLLTELGYTLVEVTPVDMFPHTTHVESIALFVRN; encoded by the coding sequence ATGATTCCAGTACAAAAGAACGATGAACACGTCGTCGAAATCGTCGACCTGACACATGAAGGGTCGGGGGTCGCGCGTATCGATGGGTACACGGTCTTCATCCCAGGCGCATTGCCGACGGAGCAGGTCAAGATCAAAATCACGAAAACGACGAAGTCTTACGGATTCGGTCGCATCATCCGTCAAAAGACGAAGAGTGTCGATCGTGTCGAGCCACCTTGTCCGGTTTACAACCAGTGTGGCGGTTGCCAATTGCAACATTTATCATACGATGCAGAACTCAAGTTCAAGCACAACCGTGTTCGTGATGCTTTCGCACGCCTAGCAGGTCTTGAAATTCCGGTCCACGAGACGATCGGGATGGAAGATCCGTGGGGTTACCGTAACAAAGCACAAGTACCGGTTGCATTCCAATCGAACAAATTGATGGCTGGCTTCTATCAAAAACGAAGTCACCGGATCATCGACATGGACTACTGCTTGATTCAAAACAAAGAAAACGACGAAGCTGTCCAAGCGGTGCGTAAAGTCCTCGCCGACTTAAAAGTCCCAGCATACGACGAGAAGAAAAAAGCAGGCGTCATCCGTCATATCATGGCGCGTCATGGCTACCATACGAACGAATTGATGGTCGTGCTCGTCACGAAGGTCAAACAACTTCGTGGGATCGATAAGATCGTCGAAGGGATCTTAAAGGCGTTACCAAACGTCACTTCGATCCAGCACAACATCAACCCGGATGATACGAACGTCATTCTCGGGAAAAAGAACGTCGTCTTGTACGGTCCGTCTGTCATCCGCGATCAGATCGCTGGATTGACGTATGAGATCTCACCGCATTCGTTCTTCCAAGTCAACCCGCTGCAAACAGAGAAACTCTACGCAAAAGCGCTCGAGTATGCTCAGTTGACAGGCGATGAGACAGTCGTTGATGCCTACTGTGGTATCGGTTCGATTTCATTGTCACTCGCTAAACAAGCGAAGCACGTCTACGGCATCGAAATCGTACCGCAAGCAATCGATGATGCCCGCCGGAACGCACAAGCGAACGGTATCGAGAACGTGACATTCGAGTACGGTGCAGCTGAGAAAGTCATGCCGGATCTCGTTAAAGCCGGTATCCAACCGGACGTCATCGTCGTTGACCCACCACGTAAAGGCTGTGACGAAGAGTTCTTGCGTGCTGCAGCAGATGTTGCACCGAAGCGAATCGTCTACGTCTCGTGTAATGCGTCAACACAAGCGCGTGACGCGAAGTTGTTAACAGAACTCGGTTATACACTCGTTGAAGTGACACCAGTCGATATGTTCCCACATACGACACACGTCGAGAGCATTGCCTTGTTCGTCCGGAACTAA